The following are encoded in a window of Eschrichtius robustus isolate mEscRob2 chromosome 1, mEscRob2.pri, whole genome shotgun sequence genomic DNA:
- the LOC137766732 gene encoding dehydrogenase/reductase SDR family member 4 isoform X2 — MQKAGLLLGLCARTWKSVRMASSAVARRNPLENKVALVTASTDGIGFAIARRLAQDGAHVVVSSRKQQNVDRAVATLHGEGLSVTGTVCHVGKGEDRERLVATAVNLHGGVDILVSNAAVIPFFGNLMDVTEEILDINVKATALMTKAVVPEMEKRGGGSVVIVASVGAYRPFPGLGPYNVCKTALLGLTKNLALELAQRNIRVNCLAPGLIKTNFSRMVRKGSPASHWDPKRHLLRRRFPFFLQLWDDQARLESLKATMQIKRIGKPEDCAGIVSFLCSEDASYITGETVVVAGGMPSRL, encoded by the exons ATGCAAAAGGCGGGGCTGCTGTTGGGTCTCTGTGCGCGGACGTGGAAGTCGGTGCGGATGGCCAGCTCCGCGGTGGCGCGCCGGAACCCGCTTGAGAATAAGGTGGCCCTAGTAACGGCCTCCACTGACGG GATAGGTTTCGCCATCGCCCGGCGTCTGGCCCAGGATGGGGCCCACGTGGTGGTCAGCAGCCGGAAGCAGCAGAACGTGGATCGGGCAGTGGCAACGCTGCATGGGGAGGGGCTGAGTGTGACGGGCACCGTGTGCCATGTGGGGAAGGGCGAGGACCGAGAGCGGCTGGTAGCCACG GCTGTGAACCTTCACGGGGGCGTGGACATCCTGGTCTCCAATGCTGCCGTCATCCCTTTCTTTGGAAACTTAATGGATGTCACCGAGGAG ATTCTGGACATTAATGTGAAGGCCACAGCCCTGATGACAAAGGCAGTGGTGCCAGAGATGGAGAAACGagg AGGCGGCTCAGTGGTGATTGTGGCCTCCGTAGGAGCCTACAGACCATTTCCT gGCCTGGGTCCTTACAATGTTTGTAAAACAGCCTTGCTGGGCCTCACCAAGAACCTGGCCTTAGAGCTGGCCCAAAGGAACATTAGGGTGAACTGCCTGGCACCTGGACTCATCAAGACTAACTTCAGCCGTATGGTGAGGAAGGGGAGTCCTGCATCCCACTGGGACCCTAAAAGGCATCTTCTCAG gaggagatttccctttttcctgCAGTTGTGGGATGACCAAGCAAGACTGGAGAGCCTAAAAGCAACCATGCAGATCAAAAG GATAGGCAAGCCAGAGGACTGTGCGGGCATCGTATCTTTCCTTTGCTCCGAAGACGCCAGCTATATCACTGGGGAGACAGTGGTGGTGGCTGGAGGGATGCCATCCCGCCTCTGA
- the LOC137766732 gene encoding dehydrogenase/reductase SDR family member 4 isoform X3 codes for MQKAGLLLGLCARTWKSVRMASSAVARRNPLENKVALVTASTDGIGFAIARRLAQDGAHVVVSSRKQQNVDRAVATLHGEGLSVTGTVCHVGKGEDRERLVATAVNLHGGVDILVSNAAVIPFFGNLMDVTEEVWDKILDINVKATALMTKAVVPEMEKRGGGSVVIVASVGAYRPFPGLGPYNVCKTALLGLTKNLALELAQRNIRVNCLAPGLIKTNFSRMLWDDQARLESLKATMQIKRIGKPEDCAGIVSFLCSEDASYITGETVVVAGGMPSRL; via the exons ATGCAAAAGGCGGGGCTGCTGTTGGGTCTCTGTGCGCGGACGTGGAAGTCGGTGCGGATGGCCAGCTCCGCGGTGGCGCGCCGGAACCCGCTTGAGAATAAGGTGGCCCTAGTAACGGCCTCCACTGACGG GATAGGTTTCGCCATCGCCCGGCGTCTGGCCCAGGATGGGGCCCACGTGGTGGTCAGCAGCCGGAAGCAGCAGAACGTGGATCGGGCAGTGGCAACGCTGCATGGGGAGGGGCTGAGTGTGACGGGCACCGTGTGCCATGTGGGGAAGGGCGAGGACCGAGAGCGGCTGGTAGCCACG GCTGTGAACCTTCACGGGGGCGTGGACATCCTGGTCTCCAATGCTGCCGTCATCCCTTTCTTTGGAAACTTAATGGATGTCACCGAGGAGGTATGGGACAAG ATTCTGGACATTAATGTGAAGGCCACAGCCCTGATGACAAAGGCAGTGGTGCCAGAGATGGAGAAACGagg AGGCGGCTCAGTGGTGATTGTGGCCTCCGTAGGAGCCTACAGACCATTTCCT gGCCTGGGTCCTTACAATGTTTGTAAAACAGCCTTGCTGGGCCTCACCAAGAACCTGGCCTTAGAGCTGGCCCAAAGGAACATTAGGGTGAACTGCCTGGCACCTGGACTCATCAAGACTAACTTCAGCCGTATG TTGTGGGATGACCAAGCAAGACTGGAGAGCCTAAAAGCAACCATGCAGATCAAAAG GATAGGCAAGCCAGAGGACTGTGCGGGCATCGTATCTTTCCTTTGCTCCGAAGACGCCAGCTATATCACTGGGGAGACAGTGGTGGTGGCTGGAGGGATGCCATCCCGCCTCTGA
- the LOC137766732 gene encoding dehydrogenase/reductase SDR family member 4 isoform X1, protein MQKAGLLLGLCARTWKSVRMASSAVARRNPLENKVALVTASTDGIGFAIARRLAQDGAHVVVSSRKQQNVDRAVATLHGEGLSVTGTVCHVGKGEDRERLVATAVNLHGGVDILVSNAAVIPFFGNLMDVTEEVWDKILDINVKATALMTKAVVPEMEKRGGGSVVIVASVGAYRPFPGLGPYNVCKTALLGLTKNLALELAQRNIRVNCLAPGLIKTNFSRMVRKGSPASHWDPKRHLLRRRFPFFLQLWDDQARLESLKATMQIKRIGKPEDCAGIVSFLCSEDASYITGETVVVAGGMPSRL, encoded by the exons ATGCAAAAGGCGGGGCTGCTGTTGGGTCTCTGTGCGCGGACGTGGAAGTCGGTGCGGATGGCCAGCTCCGCGGTGGCGCGCCGGAACCCGCTTGAGAATAAGGTGGCCCTAGTAACGGCCTCCACTGACGG GATAGGTTTCGCCATCGCCCGGCGTCTGGCCCAGGATGGGGCCCACGTGGTGGTCAGCAGCCGGAAGCAGCAGAACGTGGATCGGGCAGTGGCAACGCTGCATGGGGAGGGGCTGAGTGTGACGGGCACCGTGTGCCATGTGGGGAAGGGCGAGGACCGAGAGCGGCTGGTAGCCACG GCTGTGAACCTTCACGGGGGCGTGGACATCCTGGTCTCCAATGCTGCCGTCATCCCTTTCTTTGGAAACTTAATGGATGTCACCGAGGAGGTATGGGACAAG ATTCTGGACATTAATGTGAAGGCCACAGCCCTGATGACAAAGGCAGTGGTGCCAGAGATGGAGAAACGagg AGGCGGCTCAGTGGTGATTGTGGCCTCCGTAGGAGCCTACAGACCATTTCCT gGCCTGGGTCCTTACAATGTTTGTAAAACAGCCTTGCTGGGCCTCACCAAGAACCTGGCCTTAGAGCTGGCCCAAAGGAACATTAGGGTGAACTGCCTGGCACCTGGACTCATCAAGACTAACTTCAGCCGTATGGTGAGGAAGGGGAGTCCTGCATCCCACTGGGACCCTAAAAGGCATCTTCTCAG gaggagatttccctttttcctgCAGTTGTGGGATGACCAAGCAAGACTGGAGAGCCTAAAAGCAACCATGCAGATCAAAAG GATAGGCAAGCCAGAGGACTGTGCGGGCATCGTATCTTTCCTTTGCTCCGAAGACGCCAGCTATATCACTGGGGAGACAGTGGTGGTGGCTGGAGGGATGCCATCCCGCCTCTGA
- the LOC137766732 gene encoding dehydrogenase/reductase SDR family member 4 isoform X5 translates to MQKAGLLLGLCARTWKSVRMASSAVARRNPLENKVALVTASTDGIGFAIARRLAQDGAHVVVSSRKQQNVDRAVATLHGEGLSVTGTVCHVGKGEDRERLVATAVNLHGGVDILVSNAAVIPFFGNLMDVTEEVWDKILDINVKATALMTKAVVPEMEKRGGGSVVIVASVGAYRPFPGLGPYNVCKTALLGLTKNLALELAQRNIRVNCLAPGLIKTNFSRMEEISLFPAVVG, encoded by the exons ATGCAAAAGGCGGGGCTGCTGTTGGGTCTCTGTGCGCGGACGTGGAAGTCGGTGCGGATGGCCAGCTCCGCGGTGGCGCGCCGGAACCCGCTTGAGAATAAGGTGGCCCTAGTAACGGCCTCCACTGACGG GATAGGTTTCGCCATCGCCCGGCGTCTGGCCCAGGATGGGGCCCACGTGGTGGTCAGCAGCCGGAAGCAGCAGAACGTGGATCGGGCAGTGGCAACGCTGCATGGGGAGGGGCTGAGTGTGACGGGCACCGTGTGCCATGTGGGGAAGGGCGAGGACCGAGAGCGGCTGGTAGCCACG GCTGTGAACCTTCACGGGGGCGTGGACATCCTGGTCTCCAATGCTGCCGTCATCCCTTTCTTTGGAAACTTAATGGATGTCACCGAGGAGGTATGGGACAAG ATTCTGGACATTAATGTGAAGGCCACAGCCCTGATGACAAAGGCAGTGGTGCCAGAGATGGAGAAACGagg AGGCGGCTCAGTGGTGATTGTGGCCTCCGTAGGAGCCTACAGACCATTTCCT gGCCTGGGTCCTTACAATGTTTGTAAAACAGCCTTGCTGGGCCTCACCAAGAACCTGGCCTTAGAGCTGGCCCAAAGGAACATTAGGGTGAACTGCCTGGCACCTGGACTCATCAAGACTAACTTCAGCCGTATG gaggagatttccctttttcctgCAGTTGTGGGATGA
- the LOC137766732 gene encoding dehydrogenase/reductase SDR family member 4-like 2 isoform X4 gives MQKAGLLLGLCARTWKSVRMASSAVARRNPLENKVALVTASTDGIGFAIARRLAQDGAHVVVSSRKQQNVDRAVATLHGEGLSVTGTVCHVGKGEDRERLVATAVNLHGGVDILVSNAAVIPFFGNLMDVTEEVWDKILDINVKATALMTKAVVPEMEKRGGGSVVIVASVGAYRPFPGLGPYNVCKTALLGLTKNLALELAQRNIRVNCLAPGLIKTNFSRMPRVQTRPPHDPFLRCTVRLRNSDTTQAISYLLKWEEISLFPAVVG, from the exons ATGCAAAAGGCGGGGCTGCTGTTGGGTCTCTGTGCGCGGACGTGGAAGTCGGTGCGGATGGCCAGCTCCGCGGTGGCGCGCCGGAACCCGCTTGAGAATAAGGTGGCCCTAGTAACGGCCTCCACTGACGG GATAGGTTTCGCCATCGCCCGGCGTCTGGCCCAGGATGGGGCCCACGTGGTGGTCAGCAGCCGGAAGCAGCAGAACGTGGATCGGGCAGTGGCAACGCTGCATGGGGAGGGGCTGAGTGTGACGGGCACCGTGTGCCATGTGGGGAAGGGCGAGGACCGAGAGCGGCTGGTAGCCACG GCTGTGAACCTTCACGGGGGCGTGGACATCCTGGTCTCCAATGCTGCCGTCATCCCTTTCTTTGGAAACTTAATGGATGTCACCGAGGAGGTATGGGACAAG ATTCTGGACATTAATGTGAAGGCCACAGCCCTGATGACAAAGGCAGTGGTGCCAGAGATGGAGAAACGagg AGGCGGCTCAGTGGTGATTGTGGCCTCCGTAGGAGCCTACAGACCATTTCCT gGCCTGGGTCCTTACAATGTTTGTAAAACAGCCTTGCTGGGCCTCACCAAGAACCTGGCCTTAGAGCTGGCCCAAAGGAACATTAGGGTGAACTGCCTGGCACCTGGACTCATCAAGACTAACTTCAGCCGTATG CCACGTGTCCAGACCAGACCCCCACATGATCCTTTCCTGAGGTGCACAGTGAGACTGAGGAATTCAGATACCACTCAGGCCATTTCATATCTCCTTAAGTGG gaggagatttccctttttcctgCAGTTGTGGGATGA